From Micromonospora sp. NBC_01699, a single genomic window includes:
- a CDS encoding glycosyltransferase family 4 protein, whose amino-acid sequence MASPRPHVVIVVVNLPVERDRRVIRECLALEAAGYRVTVICPRGPGRLTHLPGSAGTAIRSFPQPLAGSGVLSFAAEFAWALIAVTTRLLGVMLRGRVDAVQACNPPDVFWPLALLMRALGRPFVFDHHDLSPELYECKPGPHRPAVLRILRLFEKLSWRCASAVVSTNESYRELAIGRGGCDPERVVVVRNGPTLAEVGSDGKVPATDAPSRHTIVYLGVINPQDHVDAAVLAAERLVGLRGNEDWQLVVAGDGDSLPELRQLVSQRGISDVVSFTGWLEADEVDKLLRSASIAIQPDPPTRMAELSTMAKTVEYVARGLPVVAVDLLETRRTAEDAASYVPTGSPDELAKALDQLLGDDAARAAMSVVARRRFTEQLAWDHQAKSYIRLWDQLLRRNPVHYNSVSPETGTDATRQTGPQHGTKEAVP is encoded by the coding sequence ATGGCCAGCCCACGCCCACACGTCGTCATCGTGGTGGTCAACCTGCCCGTCGAACGGGACCGCCGGGTGATCCGGGAGTGCCTGGCGCTGGAAGCCGCCGGCTACCGCGTCACCGTGATCTGCCCACGCGGCCCGGGGCGGTTGACCCACCTGCCCGGATCCGCGGGCACCGCGATCCGGTCCTTCCCCCAGCCGCTGGCCGGTTCCGGGGTGCTCTCCTTCGCCGCCGAGTTCGCCTGGGCCCTGATCGCGGTCACCACCCGACTGCTCGGAGTGATGCTGCGCGGCCGGGTCGACGCCGTGCAGGCGTGCAACCCCCCGGACGTGTTCTGGCCACTCGCCCTCCTGATGCGGGCGCTCGGCCGGCCGTTCGTCTTCGACCACCACGACCTGAGCCCCGAGTTGTACGAGTGCAAGCCGGGTCCGCACCGGCCGGCCGTACTGCGCATCCTGCGGCTGTTCGAGAAACTCTCCTGGCGTTGCGCGTCGGCCGTGGTCTCGACCAACGAGTCGTACCGCGAGCTGGCCATCGGTCGGGGCGGCTGCGATCCGGAGCGGGTGGTGGTGGTCCGCAATGGACCCACGCTGGCCGAGGTCGGGTCCGACGGCAAGGTTCCGGCGACCGACGCACCGAGCCGCCACACCATCGTTTACCTCGGCGTCATCAATCCGCAGGACCACGTCGACGCGGCCGTGCTGGCCGCCGAACGGCTGGTCGGGCTGCGCGGCAACGAGGACTGGCAGCTGGTGGTGGCCGGCGACGGCGACAGCCTGCCCGAGCTACGCCAGTTGGTCAGTCAGCGCGGTATCTCCGATGTGGTCAGCTTCACCGGTTGGCTGGAGGCCGACGAGGTCGACAAGCTCTTGCGGTCGGCTTCGATCGCCATTCAGCCGGACCCGCCGACCCGAATGGCCGAATTGTCGACGATGGCGAAGACGGTGGAATACGTCGCCCGTGGCCTACCGGTAGTCGCGGTGGACCTGCTGGAGACCCGGCGTACCGCCGAGGACGCGGCCAGCTACGTACCGACCGGCTCTCCCGACGAACTCGCCAAGGCCCTCGACCAGCTGCTCGGCGACGACGCCGCCCGCGCCGCGATGAGCGTGGTGGCCCGGCGCCGGTTCACCGAGCAGCTAGCCTGGGACCACCAGGCGAAGTCCTACATCCGACTCTGGGATCAGCTACTTCGGCGCAATCCAGTGCATTACAACTCGGTTTCGCCCGAAACCGGGACGGATGCCACGCGCCAGACCGGGCCCCAGCATGGTACGAAAGAGGCGGTCCCGTGA
- a CDS encoding Wzz/FepE/Etk N-terminal domain-containing protein: MDLLDLLKLMFRRWYVTIPVVVLTLAAAFTLSVVIQPEYKTSAAVLLVPPTTSPAAPASNANPQPGNPWLRVGENAMAQAVQISISAHEARTKVEAAGGNTEYEVGLVNRSPILTIDVTAASHGEALATVTAVTKLIGEEVAGKQAEYKPKAGEQITTQVLDPGLNIVQSRSNVLRAQIVVIAIGLLLAAASSVGYDAIVRRRNRARLADRHGARPSMAWNAGQATVGSARRPTPGPKGSLDSADATQVVSNFGAPVHPASNSGAGDRSGGVPPQISADFVRAPQSDDTILLTAVRRPTDDTGK, translated from the coding sequence ATGGACCTTCTCGACCTGCTGAAACTCATGTTTCGGCGATGGTATGTCACGATCCCGGTCGTGGTCCTGACCCTCGCGGCTGCCTTCACGCTCAGTGTCGTGATCCAACCCGAATACAAGACCTCGGCGGCGGTCCTGCTGGTACCGCCGACCACCAGCCCGGCCGCGCCCGCGTCGAACGCCAACCCCCAGCCGGGCAACCCGTGGTTGCGGGTCGGCGAGAACGCGATGGCCCAGGCCGTCCAGATCTCGATCTCCGCCCACGAGGCCCGCACCAAGGTCGAGGCGGCCGGCGGCAACACCGAGTACGAGGTCGGGCTGGTCAACCGCAGTCCCATCCTGACCATCGACGTGACCGCCGCCAGCCACGGCGAGGCGCTGGCCACGGTCACCGCGGTGACCAAGCTGATCGGCGAGGAGGTCGCCGGCAAACAGGCCGAGTACAAGCCGAAGGCCGGTGAGCAGATCACCACCCAGGTGCTCGACCCGGGCCTGAACATCGTCCAGTCCCGGTCCAACGTGCTGCGCGCCCAGATCGTGGTGATCGCGATCGGCCTGCTGCTCGCCGCCGCGTCGTCCGTCGGCTACGACGCGATCGTCCGTCGACGCAACCGGGCCCGGCTCGCCGACCGGCACGGGGCACGCCCGTCGATGGCCTGGAACGCCGGACAGGCGACCGTCGGTTCCGCCCGACGTCCGACCCCCGGACCAAAGGGCAGCCTGGACTCCGCCGACGCCACCCAGGTGGTGAGCAACTTCGGTGCCCCGGTCCACCCCGCTTCGAACTCGGGCGCCGGCGACCGGTCCGGCGGGGTGCCGCCGCAGATCTCGGCGGACTTCGTCCGCGCACCGCAGTCCGACGACACGATCCTGCTCACGGCGGTCCGCCGTCCCACCGACGACACGGGCAAATAA
- a CDS encoding O-antigen ligase family protein yields MPTYLSSRRSATVYDGVTPGVHHFPDATAVLISSVLLAYLLPARLIFPPLTTLGRPGVIVGFFLIVWWGLSRLHPTLVTRGQQPMRWALAFYLATMGMSYIAGEARGMSVLEANSADRTILMALAGAGVMLAAADGVLTRERVDHVLRALAWGSTVMALFALAQFILRIDFTTYLKLPPLLTFQKDLIGFDARGGGGLVRVAGTAGHYIEFSVLMVIGLVVAIHYARFSDTRRGRQIYGTLAMIQAAVIPISLSRTGVLALAAAILLFILVWPLRTTFNVLVIGFFLAALIQVGKPGLLATLRALLFAGENDPSVQGRLEDYAFVAPYIKERLWFGRGVGTWLPELYQLLDNQWLVTLVSTGVVGVVGLAVFFLAGIVVAGRVRRFAASERDRDLAAVLAVTIGVAAVSAFTFDALYFTTYFITVHVLLGLAGAMWRLSRAERINSSGAS; encoded by the coding sequence GTGCCCACGTACCTTTCCTCGCGACGATCCGCCACCGTGTACGACGGGGTCACACCCGGCGTACACCACTTTCCCGACGCCACCGCGGTCCTGATCAGCTCGGTCCTGCTCGCGTACCTGCTGCCCGCGCGGCTGATCTTCCCGCCGCTGACGACGCTCGGCCGACCGGGCGTGATCGTCGGGTTCTTCCTGATCGTCTGGTGGGGCCTGAGCCGACTGCACCCCACCCTGGTCACCCGTGGTCAGCAGCCGATGCGCTGGGCGCTGGCGTTCTACCTGGCCACCATGGGCATGTCGTACATCGCCGGCGAGGCCCGGGGCATGTCGGTGCTGGAGGCGAACAGCGCGGACCGGACCATCCTGATGGCGTTGGCCGGGGCGGGCGTGATGCTCGCGGCGGCCGACGGGGTGCTCACCCGCGAACGGGTCGACCACGTACTTCGGGCGCTGGCCTGGGGCTCGACGGTGATGGCGCTGTTCGCCCTGGCCCAGTTCATCCTGCGGATCGACTTCACCACGTACCTCAAGCTGCCGCCGCTGCTGACCTTCCAGAAGGACCTGATCGGCTTCGACGCCCGGGGCGGCGGCGGGCTGGTCCGGGTCGCCGGTACGGCCGGGCACTACATCGAGTTCAGCGTGCTGATGGTGATCGGGCTGGTGGTCGCGATCCACTACGCCCGCTTCTCGGACACCCGGCGCGGGCGGCAGATCTACGGCACCCTGGCCATGATCCAGGCAGCGGTCATCCCGATCTCGCTCTCCCGGACCGGGGTGCTCGCACTCGCCGCCGCGATCCTGCTGTTCATCCTGGTCTGGCCGCTGCGGACCACGTTCAACGTACTGGTGATCGGGTTCTTCCTCGCCGCGCTGATCCAGGTCGGCAAGCCGGGTCTGCTGGCCACCCTGCGCGCACTGCTGTTCGCCGGGGAGAACGACCCGAGCGTGCAGGGGCGGCTGGAGGACTACGCGTTCGTCGCGCCGTACATCAAGGAACGGCTCTGGTTCGGTCGGGGGGTCGGCACCTGGTTGCCCGAGCTCTACCAGTTGCTCGACAACCAGTGGCTGGTCACGCTGGTCAGCACCGGCGTTGTCGGGGTGGTCGGGTTGGCGGTCTTCTTCCTGGCCGGCATCGTGGTCGCCGGCCGGGTCCGCCGGTTCGCCGCCAGCGAGCGCGACCGGGACCTGGCCGCCGTGCTGGCCGTGACGATCGGGGTGGCGGCCGTCTCCGCGTTCACCTTCGACGCGCTCTACTTCACCACCTACTTCATCACCGTGCACGTGCTGCTCGGCCTGGCCGGGGCGATGTGGCGGCTGAGCCGGGCGGAACGCATCAACTCCAGCGGGGCGTCATGA
- a CDS encoding glycosyltransferase produces the protein MTGIDILMITYDRPEYVRLSLPHLLGTCPPDARVWLWHNGTDRATLDAVAEFRDHPKVHRFHHSEVNAGLREPTNWLWREATGDYLSKVDDDCLPDPVWLSTLRQAHDDVPQFGVIGTWRFPDEDVDDNLVAAKLAGYPGGHRLLRNHWVQGSGYLLKREVVRQVGPLADQDTFTTWCLRAARLGWVNGWYHPFLPEDHMDDPRSPNTIYLTDEDFMARRPLSAKRTGVTTVAEWTEQMRHSARVVQAASLDLREYRGWRKRRRTVTRRIRLALTGRAPW, from the coding sequence GTGACAGGCATCGACATTCTCATGATCACGTACGACCGGCCGGAGTACGTCCGGCTCTCGCTGCCGCACCTGCTCGGCACCTGCCCGCCGGACGCGCGGGTCTGGCTCTGGCACAACGGCACCGACCGGGCCACCCTCGACGCGGTCGCGGAGTTCCGGGACCACCCGAAGGTGCACCGGTTCCACCACAGCGAGGTCAACGCCGGTCTGCGTGAGCCGACCAACTGGCTCTGGCGGGAGGCGACCGGCGACTACCTGAGCAAGGTGGACGACGACTGCCTGCCGGACCCGGTCTGGCTCTCCACGCTGCGCCAGGCACACGACGACGTACCCCAGTTCGGGGTGATCGGCACCTGGCGGTTCCCGGACGAGGACGTGGACGACAACCTGGTCGCCGCGAAGCTGGCCGGCTATCCGGGCGGGCACCGACTGCTGCGCAACCACTGGGTGCAGGGCAGCGGATACCTGCTCAAGCGCGAGGTGGTCCGCCAGGTGGGTCCGCTGGCCGACCAGGACACCTTCACCACCTGGTGTCTGCGCGCGGCCCGGCTCGGCTGGGTCAACGGCTGGTACCACCCGTTCCTGCCGGAGGACCACATGGACGACCCGCGCAGCCCGAACACCATCTACCTGACCGACGAGGACTTCATGGCCCGCCGCCCGCTGTCGGCGAAACGGACCGGGGTCACCACGGTCGCCGAGTGGACCGAACAGATGCGGCACTCGGCCCGGGTGGTCCAGGCCGCCTCGCTGGACCTGCGGGAATACCGGGGCTGGCGCAAGCGCCGCCGTACGGTGACCCGCCGGATCCGGCTCGCCCTGACCGGACGGGCACCCTGGTGA
- a CDS encoding glycosyltransferase: protein MTSVVIAAHNEAAVLPRCLHRLLDGADPGEFEVLVVANGCTDATAEVARAVPGVRVLELVEASKSAALNAGDTTATRFPRIYLDADIELSAAGARTLAAAVSTPGGTASGDPLLAAAPSRRLDVTGRPLAVRGYYAVNSRLPAFRDALFGRGAIVLSAAGRARFDRFPGLIADDLFLDSLFEVGEKREIPAVTTVVATPRRTRDLLRRLGRVRAGNAAMRATDTRVRRARRASWLVDVVLPRPWLLPAGVCYAVLTVLAGVAARRTATQQGWGRDESSRTPAEGASR from the coding sequence GTGACCAGCGTGGTGATCGCCGCACACAACGAGGCGGCTGTGCTTCCCCGGTGCCTGCACCGGCTGCTCGACGGCGCCGACCCGGGCGAGTTCGAGGTGCTCGTGGTGGCCAACGGCTGCACCGACGCGACCGCCGAGGTGGCCCGCGCGGTGCCCGGCGTACGGGTGCTGGAACTGGTCGAGGCGTCCAAGTCGGCGGCGCTGAACGCGGGCGACACGACCGCCACCCGGTTCCCCCGGATCTACCTCGACGCGGACATCGAACTCTCCGCGGCCGGTGCCCGGACCCTGGCCGCGGCGGTCAGCACCCCCGGCGGTACGGCGTCCGGGGACCCGCTGCTCGCCGCCGCGCCGAGCCGGCGGCTGGACGTCACCGGCCGGCCGCTGGCGGTACGCGGCTACTACGCGGTCAACTCGCGGCTGCCCGCCTTCCGGGACGCGCTCTTCGGCCGCGGCGCCATCGTGCTCTCCGCCGCCGGACGGGCCCGCTTCGACCGGTTCCCCGGCCTGATCGCCGACGACCTGTTCCTGGACTCGCTGTTCGAGGTGGGCGAGAAACGGGAGATCCCGGCGGTCACCACGGTGGTGGCGACGCCCCGGCGGACCCGGGACCTGCTCCGCCGGCTCGGCCGGGTCCGGGCCGGCAACGCCGCCATGCGGGCCACCGACACCCGCGTACGCCGGGCCCGACGCGCCTCCTGGCTGGTCGACGTGGTGCTGCCCCGGCCGTGGCTGCTGCCGGCCGGGGTCTGCTACGCGGTGCTCACCGTGCTGGCCGGGGTCGCCGCCCGGCGGACCGCCACCCAGCAGGGCTGGGGTCGGGACGAGTCAAGCCGTACCCCGGCGGAAGGAGCCTCCCGATGA
- a CDS encoding glycosyltransferase family 2 protein yields the protein MSPAVSVVIVSYQTRDLIRRALATLRTASRSGSYEVIVVDNASTDGSADAVEAEFPEARVVRLARNVGFGRAVNVGAARARGTWVLLMNPDTEPVGDVIGEFVRYAHAHPEHRVYTGRTLHADHTDDGRSTFALPSLWGYVCFATGLSTVFRRSRLFNPEELPGLDRSVPAPVPAASGCLLLLQRSLFAELGGFLPDYFMYSEDIDLCHRATLLGASPVLVPEARVVHVGGASSTGVGKRIMVLRGKTTYLRLRWPRRRAAAGRALLATGVAARAAGARLTGRAGYWREVWAQRRTWLAGWPPGAELPTVEVVEPDSAQGV from the coding sequence ATGAGCCCGGCGGTCAGCGTCGTCATCGTCTCCTACCAGACCCGTGACCTGATCCGGCGCGCCCTGGCCACCCTGCGTACGGCGAGCCGGTCCGGCTCGTACGAGGTGATCGTGGTCGACAACGCGTCCACCGACGGTTCGGCGGACGCGGTGGAGGCGGAGTTCCCCGAGGCACGGGTGGTCCGGCTGGCCCGCAACGTCGGCTTCGGCCGGGCGGTGAACGTCGGCGCGGCCCGCGCCCGGGGTACCTGGGTACTGCTGATGAACCCGGACACCGAACCGGTCGGCGACGTCATCGGCGAGTTCGTCAGGTACGCCCACGCGCACCCGGAGCACCGGGTCTACACCGGCCGTACGCTGCACGCCGATCACACCGACGACGGGCGGTCGACGTTCGCCCTGCCGTCGCTGTGGGGGTACGTCTGCTTCGCCACCGGGCTCTCCACCGTCTTCCGCCGGTCCCGGCTGTTCAACCCGGAGGAGCTGCCCGGACTGGACCGCTCGGTGCCGGCGCCGGTACCGGCGGCGTCCGGTTGCCTGCTGCTGTTGCAGCGGTCGCTGTTTGCGGAGTTGGGCGGGTTCCTGCCGGACTACTTCATGTACAGCGAGGACATCGACCTGTGCCACCGGGCCACCCTGCTCGGGGCGTCGCCGGTGCTGGTGCCCGAGGCACGGGTGGTGCACGTCGGCGGGGCGTCCTCGACCGGTGTCGGCAAGCGGATCATGGTGCTCCGCGGCAAGACCACGTACCTGCGGTTGCGCTGGCCCCGGCGGCGCGCGGCGGCCGGACGGGCGCTGTTGGCCACCGGCGTGGCGGCACGCGCCGCCGGTGCCCGGCTGACCGGCCGGGCCGGCTACTGGCGCGAGGTCTGGGCGCAGCGGCGTACCTGGCTGGCCGGTTGGCCGCCGGGGGCGGAACTGCCGACGGTGGAGGTCGTCGAGCCGGATTCGGCTCAGGGAGTCTGA
- a CDS encoding alpha/beta hydrolase, whose protein sequence is MSTAIRASSILPARRDEIELHTADGLRLVGELALPADRPPVATLVCLHPLPTQGGMMDSHVLRKAAWRLPALADLAVLRFNTRGTTSVQGTSEGEFDNAVAERFDVAAAIEYAEFAELPDIWLLGWSFGTDLTLKYGCDPGVTGAILLSPPLRFSVDADLAVWAESGKPVTALVPEFDDYLRPDEARRRFAAIPQAEVVGVPGAKHLWVGNAETVLDEVVRRVNPAVPVPLPSNWDGPMTVGDASAYADRTVAAFANRPTDQTP, encoded by the coding sequence GTGAGCACAGCGATCCGCGCGTCGTCCATCCTGCCCGCCCGGCGGGACGAGATCGAACTGCACACCGCCGACGGGCTGCGCCTGGTCGGCGAGCTGGCCCTGCCGGCCGACCGGCCACCGGTCGCCACCCTGGTCTGCCTGCACCCGCTGCCCACCCAGGGCGGGATGATGGACAGCCACGTGCTGCGCAAGGCCGCCTGGCGACTGCCCGCCCTGGCCGATCTGGCCGTGCTCCGGTTCAACACCCGCGGCACGACCAGCGTGCAGGGCACCAGCGAGGGCGAGTTCGACAACGCCGTCGCCGAACGGTTCGACGTCGCGGCGGCGATCGAGTACGCCGAGTTCGCCGAACTGCCCGACATCTGGCTGCTCGGCTGGTCCTTCGGCACCGACCTGACCCTCAAGTACGGCTGCGACCCGGGCGTGACCGGGGCGATCCTGCTCTCCCCGCCGCTGCGCTTCTCCGTGGACGCCGACCTGGCCGTCTGGGCCGAATCCGGCAAGCCGGTGACCGCGCTGGTTCCCGAGTTCGACGACTACCTGCGCCCGGACGAGGCCCGCCGCCGGTTCGCGGCGATCCCGCAGGCCGAGGTGGTCGGCGTACCCGGTGCGAAGCACCTCTGGGTCGGCAACGCCGAGACCGTGCTCGACGAGGTGGTCCGGCGGGTCAACCCCGCCGTACCGGTGCCGCTGCCGTCCAACTGGGACGGACCGATGACCGTCGGCGACGCCAGCGCCTACGCCGACCGTACGGTGGCGGCGTTCGCCAACCGGCCGACCGATCAGACTCCCTGA
- a CDS encoding FG-GAP repeat domain-containing protein, which produces MWGKRVAVVAVVATMAALGAVTPDAWAGGPGEPMFGDLNRDGLVDLATLDSAPSPDRAPLLDCTVSVRLGKSGGGYQAPTEYPYLTLSGPEANCPDLGVAVDLGGDSDIELVLAWFAGRPYPVEHDLLVLKNFKPTNGFDAIFQPSFMGLADFNGDGRQDVYQWTDQGSGFATYLNTPDGGLTPGPVAWCSGRPQYSLADFNGNGAMDVVIAYVEGCADYFSGVVAIRDDGVAWHLQGDPYGDHTWTVKVQQADDDRILDVVTRDSFTGELTYFIGNGDGSFIKTPKAVADRADVSRVKKTSIPVLTNDAATKQAKITIVTAPRYGKVTVTSNRTVVFTPSSKPGKTDRFVYRLTDHGRSSDTTVSVRITS; this is translated from the coding sequence ATGTGGGGAAAGCGTGTAGCGGTGGTGGCCGTGGTGGCGACCATGGCTGCTCTGGGTGCGGTGACACCCGATGCCTGGGCCGGGGGGCCGGGTGAGCCGATGTTCGGCGACCTCAACCGCGACGGGTTGGTCGACCTGGCCACGCTCGACAGCGCCCCGTCCCCCGACCGCGCCCCGTTGCTCGACTGCACGGTCTCGGTACGCCTCGGCAAGTCCGGTGGCGGCTACCAGGCGCCGACGGAGTATCCGTACCTCACGTTGAGTGGGCCGGAGGCCAACTGCCCCGACCTGGGGGTGGCCGTCGACCTCGGCGGGGACAGCGACATCGAACTCGTCCTGGCCTGGTTCGCCGGACGCCCGTACCCGGTCGAGCACGACCTGCTGGTGTTGAAGAACTTCAAGCCCACGAACGGCTTCGACGCGATTTTCCAGCCCAGCTTCATGGGGCTGGCCGACTTCAACGGCGACGGCCGCCAGGACGTCTACCAGTGGACGGACCAGGGCAGCGGGTTCGCCACCTACCTCAACACCCCGGACGGTGGCCTGACCCCGGGCCCGGTCGCCTGGTGCTCCGGCCGCCCGCAGTACAGCCTGGCCGACTTCAACGGCAACGGGGCGATGGACGTGGTCATCGCCTACGTGGAGGGATGCGCGGACTACTTCTCCGGGGTGGTCGCGATCCGCGACGACGGGGTGGCCTGGCACCTACAGGGCGACCCGTACGGCGACCACACCTGGACGGTCAAGGTGCAGCAGGCCGACGACGACCGCATCCTCGACGTGGTGACCAGGGATTCGTTCACCGGCGAACTCACGTACTTCATCGGCAACGGCGACGGCAGCTTCATCAAGACGCCGAAGGCCGTGGCGGACAGGGCCGACGTCAGCCGCGTCAAGAAGACCAGCATCCCGGTGCTCACCAACGACGCCGCCACCAAGCAGGCGAAGATCACGATCGTCACCGCTCCGAGGTACGGCAAGGTGACGGTCACCAGCAACCGGACCGTGGTCTTCACCCCGAGCAGCAAGCCCGGCAAGACCGATCGGTTCGTCTACCGGCTGACCGACCACGGCCGCAGTTCCGACACCACGGTCTCGGTCCGGATCACGAGCTGA
- a CDS encoding FG-GAP-like repeat-containing protein, with protein MWRKRITVLAVAVAMAITGAAPAALAGYQGEPLYGDLNDDGIVDRAVLTGGGPTDCGVQVALGNGSGGYGAATTYLYDTPSTEYDHCPDMGVVVDLGGDGTAELVLAWFDGRPPGAESDLLVLRDYQPVAGFDAIYQPSYIGLADFNGDGRQDVYQWTDQGDGFLTYLNTASGQLVPGPVRWTCGWDPAYVLADFNRNGATDVAISYAGDCEYETGVVVVLDNGAVVHLEADTWGDSYWGISVLDANGDGIQDVKTTNTTTGEVTHFLGNGSGGFGAAPLADDDAASTKGTKKVDIAVLANDLATSNTKITIVTQPKYGKLQITSRRTVLYTPNGQHTQTDKFVYRLTVDGKDDVAGVTIRVKS; from the coding sequence ATGTGGAGGAAGCGGATCACCGTACTGGCAGTCGCGGTGGCGATGGCCATTACGGGTGCGGCACCGGCCGCCCTGGCCGGGTATCAGGGTGAACCCCTCTACGGCGACCTGAACGACGACGGCATCGTCGACCGGGCGGTCCTGACCGGCGGCGGACCGACCGACTGCGGAGTACAGGTCGCGCTCGGCAACGGTTCGGGCGGGTACGGCGCAGCCACCACCTACCTCTACGACACCCCCTCCACCGAGTACGACCACTGCCCCGACATGGGAGTGGTCGTCGACCTCGGCGGGGACGGCACGGCGGAACTGGTACTGGCCTGGTTCGACGGCCGGCCGCCGGGCGCGGAGAGCGACCTGCTGGTGCTGCGCGACTACCAGCCGGTCGCCGGCTTCGACGCGATCTACCAGCCCAGCTACATCGGACTGGCCGACTTCAACGGCGACGGCCGCCAGGACGTCTACCAGTGGACCGACCAGGGTGACGGCTTCCTGACCTACCTGAACACCGCCTCCGGCCAACTGGTGCCCGGCCCGGTCAGGTGGACGTGCGGCTGGGACCCCGCGTACGTGCTGGCCGACTTCAACCGCAACGGCGCCACCGACGTGGCGATCAGCTACGCCGGGGACTGCGAGTACGAGACCGGGGTGGTCGTGGTGCTCGACAACGGCGCGGTGGTCCACCTGGAGGCGGACACCTGGGGCGACAGCTACTGGGGGATCAGCGTGCTGGACGCCAACGGCGACGGGATCCAGGACGTCAAAACCACCAACACCACCACCGGCGAGGTCACCCACTTTCTCGGCAACGGTTCGGGCGGCTTCGGCGCGGCCCCGCTCGCCGACGACGACGCGGCCTCGACCAAGGGCACCAAGAAGGTGGACATCGCGGTGCTGGCGAACGACCTCGCCACCAGCAACACGAAGATCACCATCGTGACCCAGCCGAAGTACGGCAAGCTCCAGATCACCAGCCGTCGCACGGTCCTCTACACCCCGAACGGCCAGCACACCCAGACCGACAAGTTCGTCTACCGGCTCACCGTCGACGGCAAGGACGACGTCGCCGGGGTGACGATCCGGGTCAAGAGCTGA